GAAAAGGTGAAACTCCTCTCTCCCATCCCTTTGGGCCATAAATTCGCCCTTCGCGACCTCGAGGAGGGGCAATCGGTAATCAAATACGGAGAGTCCATCGGAACGGCCACCGCACCGATCAGGAAAGGGGCGTATGTTCACGTCCACAACGTGCGCGGCGGCAAAAGGAGGGGCGGGTGATCCATTTTCAGGGATATGGAAGATCGAACGGAAAGGCGGGGACGCGAAACCACGTGCTCGTCATCCCGAGCGTGGGCTGTTCCCAGGGGGCCGCACAGGCCATAGTGAGGGGTATGAGGGGCGCGGTCTGCCTTCCCAACATTCTCGGGTGCGGTCAGGTGGGCCGTGACCGGGTAATGCTTAAAAGGACACTGGTAGGCTTCGGGATTAGCCCGAACGTCTTCGCCGTCCTTTTAGTGGGCAACGGCTGCGAGCAGCTCGCTCCCGAGGAGATAGGCGGGGCCATAGAGCCTTCCGGCAAGAGGGTGGAGATTATCACGATACAAAATGAGGGGGGGACGGGTAAAACCGTTTCCAGGGGCAGAAAGATCGTAAAAGAGATGATCGCGACCGCGGCCCGGCAGGTCCGGGAGCCTTTCCCTTTGAGCGAGCTGATCCTCGGCACGGAGTGCGGCGGCTCCGATTACACCTCAGGGCTGGCTTCGAACCCGGCAGTAGGGATCGCCTGCGACCTTCTCACTGCGGAAGGAGGGACTGTGATACTCTCGGAAACACCCGAGCTGATCGGAGCCGAGCATATCGTGGCGAGACGGGCCCGCACGCCGGAAATAGGCAGAAGAATACTTGACGCCGTGGCCTGGTGGGAAAAGGAAGCCATCGCCGCGGGCCAGGACATAAGGGAGGTCAACCCCTCCCCCGGGAATATAGAAGGCGGCATTACCACTTTGGAAGAAAAATCGCTCGGATGCATTTACAAGGCGGGCTCAGGACCCGTGGAGGAGTTCATCGAGTATGGATCGTCTCCCTCACAAGAGGGGCTTATCTACATGGACACTCCCGCCCATGATATCGAACAGCTTACAGGGATGGTGGCCGGAGGAAGCCAGGTGGTCGTCTTTACCACGGGAAGGGGAACGCCCTGCGGATCGCCCATTGCACCGGTGATAAAAATTACCGCAAACCATCAGACCTATCTGGGGATGAGAGATAATATGGATATGGATGTGAGCGGAATACTGAAGGGCAAGGAAGGGGTAGAAAGAGCCGGCAGACGAATCTTTGATGAGATCGTCTCTGCATCGTCGGGCGTCCTCATGAAAGCCGAGAAGAGAGGCCAGAGAGATTTTGCCATATTTCAGGCCCACCCGAATATTTAGGCAATAACCGACAAAAAATTGTAAGAGTAACACAGCAGGGACCCGGTCCGGAAAATAAGGATCCGGGTCCCTCTTCTCTGTTAATCCAGGTATGCCCCCTTATCGGCGCTCGTCACATGTTTTGCGAAATGGGCGAGGTAGCCGCGCGTAATCTTCGGCTCCGGCGCCTTCCATGCCGCCAGGCGGCGGGAAAATTCTTCGTCGCTCACTTCCGCGTAGAGCCGCCGCTCCGGGATATCAATCTCGATCATGTCCCCGTCTGCAAGCACCGCTATAGGGCCTCCCATTACGGCTTCAGGTACTATATGGCCCACGCAGGGGCCCCCGGAAGTCCCTGAAAAACGTCCGTCCGTAATGATGGCCACCGAGGTGTCGAGGCCGAGGTCTTTGAGCATCCACGTGGCCATTACCATCTCTCTCATGCCGGGGCCGCCCTTGGGGCCCTCGTACCGGATCACCAGGACATCCCCCTTCTGCACTTTGCCCGAGAGGAGAGCCTCGATACAATCCTCCTCCTGCTCGAATACGCGGGCCGGGCCTTTATGCCTCTGCATCTCGGGCCGGACGGCCGTCTGCTTCACCACGGAGACGCCGAGGTTGCCCTTCAGCACCGCAATCCCCCCGTTCTCTCCCTTTGGATTCGAAAGAGGCCTGATTATCTCTTTGTCCCTTACCGTGACGTCTTTCAGGTTCTGCGCCAGCGTCTCTCCCTTCACCGTCATCACGCTCGTGTCAAGGAGACTCTCCATCGATTTCATCACCCCCTGAAGCCCTCCCGCCCGCTCGAAATCTTCCATAAGATATTTGGGCTCGGAGGGCTTTATCTCCATTATGGAGGGAGTGTCACGGCTTATATTCTCGAAATCATCGAGAGTGAAGGGGTAATCGAGCTCATGGGCAAGGGCGGGGAAATGAAGGGTGAGATTGGTGGAGCCGCTCGTGGCGCAGCAGACCTTCACCATGTTCTTGAATGCCGCGGGGTTCATTATGTCCCGGGCTTTTATGTCCTTCCATAGAAGCTCCATCACCTTCCGGCCCGCCTCCTCGGCAAGCTTCTCGAGGGCAGGATCGATCGCGCAGAGGGAAGAATTGCCGGGAAGGGAAAGACCGACAGCCTCGGCCGCAATACACATACTGTTCGCCGTGCCCATGAGGCAGCAGGCACCGGGTCCGGGACAGGCGAGACCTTCGACTTCTTTCAATTCCTCCGCCGAGATCTTTCCTTCCTTGTACATGACAAAATACTTGCCCATAGAGGAGCAGTCGAGCCTGTCTCCCTTGTAGTTGCCCGAAGGCATGTAGCCGCCCGTAAATACCACCGTGGGAAGGTTGCACCGTGCGGCCGCCATGAGAAGACCCGGCACGATCTTGTCGCAGGTACCGATCATCACGGCGGCGTCGTAGCTTGCGTGCTCTATCATCATCTCCACCGAAGCCGCGATGAGGTCCCGGCTGGGCAGGACGTATTTAAACCCTTCGTTCCCGCTCCCCTGGCCGTCGCAAGGAGCAAGCACGTTGAAAATGGTTGCCATCCCTCCTGCCTGCTGTATGCCGCGCTTCACGGCCGCACCGATACGGTCGAGGTGGTACGATCCCGGAAGGACCTCGTTCCACGTGTTGGCGATCGCCACAAGGGGTTTCTCCAGGTCCTCATCGGTGGCGCCCATTGCCTTGAAGAAAACCCTGCGCATATAGTACTGGGGAACATCCGGACTTAAACCTTTGCTTCTCAACTTTGCACTCATCTCTCTCCTCCGAAGGCTTTGGTCGGGCGGCGTTGCGCCGCTCCATCCGAGTTGATACCACATCCTCCGCCCTGAGTCAACGCGTGCCCGGGCCCTCAGGCCCCGCCTGCACCGCGAGCATGTCCCATACCGGGAAATTGTGCGGTAAAAGATGAATGGCCGGGAGCAGACGGATTGCCTTGAAATCAACGGGACCCCGTCGTATAATCTGCACATCTAAAACCGGAGGTGACCTATGTCCGTCATGCTTGAATTCGCTATGTTCCCGACAGATAAGGGAGACAGCGTCAGCCAATACGTGAGCAGAATTATCGATGCCATCGATAAGAGCGGCGTGAGCTATAAACTTACTCCTATGGGCACTATCATCGAAGTGGAAACCCTCGAAGAAGCCCTGGCAATAATCGGGAAATCCTATGCCCTTCTCGAACCCGACTGCGGCAGGATATACTCGTCCCTCAAACTTGATATCAGGAAGGGGAAGAGCGGCCGCCTCGAGCAGAAGGTCGGCTCAATCGAGAAAAAAATCGGCAGAGAGGTGAAGAAATAGAGACATGAATCGAGTGGAGGCGTCTCTCGTCTCCAACGGGCATATTCGCCCGCACCGGGGGGCACGGTTCGGGGTCCTTTAAATAGTCGCTTTTTTGAAGATGGTGTATAATGGGAACAAATACCGCTTCATGGGTCTATTTTCGCAGCGGGCATAAGTGGGGGACGTGCACGATCGATTGTCGCATGTCTCTCCCCATATTTTTAAGTTTAATAAAGGAGGTACTTCATGGATGCGGTGAGAGAAGAATATAAAGGCGGGGTATGCACCATCCTGCTCAACAGGCCCGAAAAAAAGAACGCCATGGATTCCGAGCTTTTGCCGGCCCTTTACCGGTCCCTCAGGAATGCGGAAGACAAAAAAAGCTCCATCGTCGTGATCCGTGGCTCAGGACAGGCCTTCTGTGCCGGCGGCGACATCCTCGAGTTCAAACAGAGCGAAGACAGAAGCTCCCTTATCGACTCCATGGCCGGCTCCCTTCACAAGAGCATCAGCCTCATCCGCACTATGAACTCGATTGTCGTGGCGGCCGTGGAGGGCGTAGCGGTGGGTGCCGGACTCGGTCTCTGCCTCGCCTGCGATATATCGGTTGCATCGAAAAACACGGTCATGAATATGGGATACAGGAGAATCGGCCTCACCCCCGACGGGGGCGGCAGCCTTTTTCTCCCCCGCATAATGGGCATCAAGAAGTTCAATGAATTCTATCTTCTGTCCCGCAATATTACGATGGACGAGGCAAAAGAGCTCGGTCTCGTTAATTTTGTGTGGGATGACAATGAATTCGATCACAACCTGGAGAAACTGGTCAATGAATTGATCGCCCTGCCCATGGAGACGATTGCCGCCTTCAAAGACCTGGTGAACCACTCCGTATTTCAGGGCCTCTCGACTCATCTCGATAAGGAAAGGTTCTATGTGACTGAGCTGGGCGGAAAAGATCAGTTCAAGGAAAGGCTGGACCAGTTTTTCAAGAAGAAGTGATATTTCGAAGAGTGGCCTCGTCAAAGATCTTTTACCGTGGGGGGCCGGGAAAAGGAGATAAGATGGGAAAGGGCAGGTCGGCGTGACGGGGGTTTACCTGTTTTCCATAGCCGGGTATGTATGCCTTCTCTGGCTTGTCAGCTTTTATGCCACTAAAAAATCCCGTTCTTCGGAGGCCTATCTGGTCGCATCCAGAGGCCTCTCCGTTCCTTTCATCGCCGTCCTTGTCGCCGGCACGTGGATAGGCGGAGTATCGGTCGTGGGGATGGCGCAGGGGGCATATATCCACGGCATAAGCGCCTTATGGTTTCAAGCAGGTATATGGGTTGCCATGGGCGTGACCGCCGCAGCCCTTCCGCGCATCATGCGCGGCCGGAAGACCTATTCAATACTCGACGTAGTGGACAATCTCTACGATAGAAAAACCGCGCGCCTTGCGGGCCTGCTTCAGCTCGTATTCTCCATATGGGCCGTTACCATGCAGATCGTGGGGGGCGGGGCCATCCTGTCGTTTATTCTCGGCGACAAGATCTCGATGAGAGCGGGGATGGCGCTGACTGCCGCGGTCTTCACGCTCTATAACGTAGTGGGCGGGTTTGTGGCAACCGCCTACACCAATCTGATCCATATATGCGTCATATTCATCGGCATTTTCATCGGGGGGCTCTGGGTCATCCTTGACAGCGGAGCCTTGGCCCGGACATCCCCGGAATCGCACTTTTTTACGGTTTTCGGCGATCTGGGACCCGCACAGGCCTTGAGCTGGGCCTATATCAACCTCACCCTGGGGGTCCTGGCTCAACCCGTGATCAATACGGCCTCCGCAGCAAAGAGTATCGCGGAAGGGCGCAAAGGGATTCTCATAGGCAATTTCCTGGCCATACCCGTGGTGGTAATGGCGGCCCTATGCGGGATTACGGCAAAAGCCCTCTTTCCTTCGATTCCATCCTTATCCGCCCTGCCCCAGCTCCTCCCTCTCATGCCGCCCGTGGTGGCCGTCCTCTTCCTCCTGGGCATGTGGGCGCCCCTTATGAGCTCGGGCTCACCTTTCCTGATGGGGGCAACCACTCTTGCGGTAAAAGGTTATGTGGCCCCCATGTTGAAAATCAAGAACGATACAACCCTTCTTTTCGCCTCCAGGATCACTACCCTCGTCTTGAGCGGCATCTCGCTGCTCCTCGGTCTCTTCGTCAAAGAGATCCTCCGGGAGATTACCTGGCTTGCCGTTTTTTTGAGTGCTGTCGTATATGTGGTCTGTGCGGGGTGGATCAAAGGCAGGATCGAAAGCTCTTTCGCCTTCGCCTCCCTCCTCGGCACGATCGCGATCGTAGGCGGTTCTTTCCTTTTCGGCCTGGTAAGGTATATTCATCCTGTGTGGCCCGTGACGGTCTATGTATGTGCAGTAATGACGGCGGGAATCATCAGGGCTTCAGTAAGAACGTCCACCCCTTGAAGGAATCGCATTCCGGTGGAGGGAACGGACCTCTTTCGCTCCGGAAAGGGGCCCCTCATTTTTTTTCCACAGGAAAAGTCAGGGTTGCACCCAGCCAGCCAAGAATGATGACAAGCGGCACGAGGGATACCATCAGAAGGAGATAGAGAAAGGTCCAGTAACTTCTGAAAAGAAGTATGTCCGGTACGCTCATTCGCCATATAAAAATAACAATATTCAGAATAAAAAGGAGCAGGGAGAGCCGTTTCTTGAGTGATACCGTACGCATCGGTTTCGCCATATAATTGAGCCACCACGTGTAGTAGCCCGTAGCCATGGCAACGGGCGTGAGCAGAATACCCGCCCCCAGGCAATTCAGGGCCGTCGCGTCGAATCCCCGGGACCCTGTGACCAGATGGAGAATGGTGAAGGCCGCCGCGGAAAACATGAATACGATGGGAAAATGGACTGTCATGGGATGGGGATGACGTTTGAGAAAGGGAAACCGGAGAAGAAGCCGCAGGAGCCCGGGGGGAACTCTTCCTCCCCTGTCTTCCTCTTTCTTGAGGGTCCCCACGAAAGGGTATCGTTCGAGCACTTCGGGCCCATGAGGCGCAGCGCCTATGTCGGCGGAAAGGTCTGCCCCGGCGTGGTGGCGCATCATATGGACGCCCTTCGGCCATAGCCCGGACCCGCTCACATCATATACCTTGCCGTCGTGGGCGATATGGGCCGGCTTGCCGTCTCTTCCGTCCAATTCCGCCAGTTCGGCGGGGAGAAATTCTTTCACCGATTACTGCCCGGCCTTCCGTTTCTCATGAAAGGACCTTTGCTGCGACAAGGATGAGGATGGCCAGAGGATAATAGCTGGCCCGGTTGAAAAGCTGGGCTGCCTCGCGCCGGTCTTTGGTTACGTAAAGCTGGTATGCCGGCAGAAGGAGAAGATAGACCCCCGCGGCCGGGAGGAAAAAACTCCATACCAATTCCACCGGGCCCCGGGGAAGGCCGAGAATCAGTCCGCTTAACCCGACTGCGATTGCAAGAGAAATCATGACGATTACCGCTGCCGTCGCCGGTCCGAAACTAACCGGTATAGTGCGGGCGTGAAGGGACCGGTCTTCTTCTATATCGGTCCAATCCGCGGGAATATTCTGACCCCCTATCTCCCAACAGAAGAGCCAGAGGAAGAGGAGAAGAAGAAAAGACAGGTCCGGGTTGGGATCTACGGCATACACGGCTGCCACCGGGCCCGAAGTTTTTACCGCCCCGCTGACAAGGGTCCTCAGATAGCTCGTCTTCCACATGAGACAATAGACCGTTTCGAGGAGACATGCCGCCACGAAAATCACCACACAAAAGGGGTTCAATAGTGCCGCTCCCACAAGGGCGACGGAAGACCACCCGATCGTCCACAAAACCGCTTCCTTGAACGACAGGAGGCCATAGGCCATTGGATGGCGCACGAGTATGGCATCGAGGTAATCTCCGGTATCGCGGAAACCTCCCCTCTCCAGCTTCAGCTTGTCGACCCTGTAATCGACAAGATCATTGATCGCGTAGACCGCAGTATACCCCGCAAAAGCTGTCATAACGCCAAGTAGGGCCACACCGAGGGATGGGATACTCCCTAACCAGAGGAGGGCTGCAAGAGCCGGAGTAGCCATATCGAGAACGCCGTGGGGCGTCCTGGAAAGGGCAAAAAATAGCTTCACATGGGATAGGAGCGACTGTGGTCTCTCAACGGGTACAGT
The window above is part of the Syntrophorhabdaceae bacterium genome. Proteins encoded here:
- a CDS encoding UbiA family prenyltransferase, whose translation is MNTVPVERPQSLLSHVKLFFALSRTPHGVLDMATPALAALLWLGSIPSLGVALLGVMTAFAGYTAVYAINDLVDYRVDKLKLERGGFRDTGDYLDAILVRHPMAYGLLSFKEAVLWTIGWSSVALVGAALLNPFCVVIFVAACLLETVYCLMWKTSYLRTLVSGAVKTSGPVAAVYAVDPNPDLSFLLLLFLWLFCWEIGGQNIPADWTDIEEDRSLHARTIPVSFGPATAAVIVMISLAIAVGLSGLILGLPRGPVELVWSFFLPAAGVYLLLLPAYQLYVTKDRREAAQLFNRASYYPLAILILVAAKVLS
- a CDS encoding UxaA family hydrolase, whose amino-acid sequence is MIHFQGYGRSNGKAGTRNHVLVIPSVGCSQGAAQAIVRGMRGAVCLPNILGCGQVGRDRVMLKRTLVGFGISPNVFAVLLVGNGCEQLAPEEIGGAIEPSGKRVEIITIQNEGGTGKTVSRGRKIVKEMIATAARQVREPFPLSELILGTECGGSDYTSGLASNPAVGIACDLLTAEGGTVILSETPELIGAEHIVARRARTPEIGRRILDAVAWWEKEAIAAGQDIREVNPSPGNIEGGITTLEEKSLGCIYKAGSGPVEEFIEYGSSPSQEGLIYMDTPAHDIEQLTGMVAGGSQVVVFTTGRGTPCGSPIAPVIKITANHQTYLGMRDNMDMDVSGILKGKEGVERAGRRIFDEIVSASSGVLMKAEKRGQRDFAIFQAHPNI
- the ilvD gene encoding dihydroxy-acid dehydratase; translation: MSAKLRSKGLSPDVPQYYMRRVFFKAMGATDEDLEKPLVAIANTWNEVLPGSYHLDRIGAAVKRGIQQAGGMATIFNVLAPCDGQGSGNEGFKYVLPSRDLIAASVEMMIEHASYDAAVMIGTCDKIVPGLLMAAARCNLPTVVFTGGYMPSGNYKGDRLDCSSMGKYFVMYKEGKISAEELKEVEGLACPGPGACCLMGTANSMCIAAEAVGLSLPGNSSLCAIDPALEKLAEEAGRKVMELLWKDIKARDIMNPAAFKNMVKVCCATSGSTNLTLHFPALAHELDYPFTLDDFENISRDTPSIMEIKPSEPKYLMEDFERAGGLQGVMKSMESLLDTSVMTVKGETLAQNLKDVTVRDKEIIRPLSNPKGENGGIAVLKGNLGVSVVKQTAVRPEMQRHKGPARVFEQEEDCIEALLSGKVQKGDVLVIRYEGPKGGPGMREMVMATWMLKDLGLDTSVAIITDGRFSGTSGGPCVGHIVPEAVMGGPIAVLADGDMIEIDIPERRLYAEVSDEEFSRRLAAWKAPEPKITRGYLAHFAKHVTSADKGAYLD
- a CDS encoding DUF2231 domain-containing protein; translated protein: MKEFLPAELAELDGRDGKPAHIAHDGKVYDVSGSGLWPKGVHMMRHHAGADLSADIGAAPHGPEVLERYPFVGTLKKEEDRGGRVPPGLLRLLLRFPFLKRHPHPMTVHFPIVFMFSAAAFTILHLVTGSRGFDATALNCLGAGILLTPVAMATGYYTWWLNYMAKPMRTVSLKKRLSLLLFILNIVIFIWRMSVPDILLFRSYWTFLYLLLMVSLVPLVIILGWLGATLTFPVEKK
- a CDS encoding UxaA family hydrolase; this translates as MKEKTKALALSTGDNVATALVPLEADATVAVDMGRGVEKVKLLSPIPLGHKFALRDLEEGQSVIKYGESIGTATAPIRKGAYVHVHNVRGGKRRGG
- a CDS encoding enoyl-CoA hydratase/isomerase family protein, which encodes MDAVREEYKGGVCTILLNRPEKKNAMDSELLPALYRSLRNAEDKKSSIVVIRGSGQAFCAGGDILEFKQSEDRSSLIDSMAGSLHKSISLIRTMNSIVVAAVEGVAVGAGLGLCLACDISVASKNTVMNMGYRRIGLTPDGGGSLFLPRIMGIKKFNEFYLLSRNITMDEAKELGLVNFVWDDNEFDHNLEKLVNELIALPMETIAAFKDLVNHSVFQGLSTHLDKERFYVTELGGKDQFKERLDQFFKKK
- a CDS encoding MTH1187 family thiamine-binding protein, whose product is MSVMLEFAMFPTDKGDSVSQYVSRIIDAIDKSGVSYKLTPMGTIIEVETLEEALAIIGKSYALLEPDCGRIYSSLKLDIRKGKSGRLEQKVGSIEKKIGREVKK